One Eubacteriales bacterium mix99 genomic window carries:
- a CDS encoding glucoamylase family protein, whose product MPNLEQLKQLAEEMAVKQITAAPGRNRRCKLPRLGEANQILIQAYQSTSEDIKSRGNIVPAAEWLLDNFYVIEEQFKETQYHITSDLSRNLPVLTKGDHAGFPRIYGMAAELVEFLNGRLEEETIVSFLEEYQAHAPLTCRELWAIPLFLRICLLETIKDIAVMISESIKLRKQADEWAVKLMNSLTRSREDPDYRDEFRKVITEHDAANKVLKPVYAERLLQRLREEGGEAAPIIRWVDGKLAVQHTSADEIVQQVHQTQASSQGSMGNAVTSLRLVSNMRWDEIFEQLSILDRILRQDPAGIYSAMDFASRNSYRHRVEQIAKKHRANELQVAEKALECARENQEDSLEKMRHIGYYIVDQGRSLLEAKMNGRLSRRKTGKRNAFLYFGFIGLLTALGMVLFLAAVFHTSVLPGFWNMLLAAVLSFLPVYSIAIGLVHWAAARICRPFHIPKLELKEGIPEEYRTMVVIPALLTSEKRVMELIDQMEVFYLANQEENLHFALLGDYKDGPEEKTDSDNVIVDTAKRMIHELNQRYGREREDIFYFFHRYRQWNPKQKSWMGWERKRGALVEFNALLSGSRDTSYFIQAGDLSVLSKIVYVITLDADTQLPRDAAKKLIGAIAHPLNKPVLSEDGTRVVEGYGMLQPRIGVSVDSASRSFFSLTFSGQTGVDPYTTAVSDVYQDLFQEGIYTGKGIYQPDVFNRVMKDAIPENSVLSHDLLEGCYVRAGLVTDIELIDGYPAHYIGYTMRLHRWTRGDWQLLPWLGSQVRNQKGELAGNPLNRLSKWKITDNLRRSLLSPALYVILILSLLVLPGSVALWIGLVFLTLLFPLITDLAGKLLSRKNGNYSGQRLPGVLEGTKSLLFQILLGFVFLAHQSYVMLDAVFRSIWRVMVSHRNMLEWVTAADSDRRFRGELSDFWDKMRAPALLSVVFFIATVTARPEFWLYSLLFTVCWIFSPYIAYLVSKPKNKHIPKLSAEQDFKIRGIAYKTWNFFNELVTNKDNWLPPDNYQEEPPIGVAHRTSPTNIGLYLLSILTARDLGYIGTLEAVERTANTIQTMLRLEQWKGHYYNWYHTQTLEPLRPLYVSTVDNGNLIGYLITLSQGMEELFKRPLIGKENIAGLRDVLSLNSGEEDMEHQSLLNTLIDSETVSVSEWRILLDDLKGQSKAVDQLITAYETEEELFFPWSRLLQKIPATLLSEKGVYQETARKMSKLLKQLNGPISLQNIYDHYLGILKSLSEIMVSLNRDACQSSGFRESRKWLKDMEISLAGSYSAIRDFASRCRQLRSEIKDIIDKMDFRLLYDEKQELLSIGYNVEDGHLTKSYYDLLASEARQSSFIAIAKGDIPQKHWFKLGRPLALVGDLRVLISWSGTMFEYLMPLLIMRNYDHTLLDETYAAVIRGQKQFSEQRHLPWGVSESGFYAFDLHLNYQYKAFGIPHLGLKRGLINDMVVAPYAGILALPLEPAVAFRNMEVLASEGLEGPYGFYEAIDYTPERLPKKRKSMVVKSFMAHHQGMALIAINNYLNNNVMQARFHSAPMIKATELLLQERMPRREIYIKDYEEMAGPDLEEGRKHQESQAKRTIHTPHTVLPETVLLSNGNYTVMLTNSGGGFSQYSGQAVTRWRKDATRDDWGEMFYIANLNSNTYWSAAYHPAGILPEDYKVVFETDRASFYRKDGNIETRMEVVVSPEYNGEIRRISLTNHGENGRMMEVTSYSEIVLAPFSADLAHPAFSNLFVQTEFHPERNILLATRRPREKTQKSLWMFHTVVTEGETVGSIQYETDRARFIGRGRTLKDPQVMDPEFPLSDSAGAVLDPIMSIRRRIYLSAGETVRISYITGVADSRESAIAQARECQNSNVANRAMELAWTHSQVELRYLNISAGRANLYQAMASQILYNRPPSDWKREMIRRNRKGRSTLWTYGISGDLPIVLLRVSRMEHMELVQQMLTAHEYMRLKGLQVDLVLLNEYGNSYEQPVNERLRELAGISHARDLMDKPGGVFLRQSSNIPKEDLCLLFCASRLILNGEDGSISSQLLLNKKSNETIPLLNTQDIDYHVVSKNEIPRPAGLAYFNDMGGFSEDGKEYVVYLKDRKVTPLPWSNIISNPEFGFLVTESGSGYTWCGNSRENKLTPWSNDPIRDPSGEILYVRDDKTGEYWTITPMPVREAESYRIRHGQGYTVFEHASHGMMMQQTMLVPLKDPVKIIGVSLKNNTDRPRKLSLFFYVEWVLGVNREESGPFILTEFDGETNSMQAYNYYQEEFAGRTAFLSCNRDIHSYTSDRREFIGRNGSPDQPACMTRAHLSSRADEGFDPCSAIQVSIELSPGEEKDVLFYLGQGKNPDQVRELQSRYPDRKSAEIALKEVKAFWENILGTLRVKTPDPSMDLLLNRWLLYQAYACRIMARTGFYQAGGAFGFRDQLQDAMALVYSAPERTREQILLSAAHQFPEGDVLHWWHPPFRGVRTRITDDLLFLPFATADYIEETGDESVLEEPVPFLSETEPLGPGEQDRYAIYQASDDQSCVYDHCIRALEHAMQFGSHGLPLMGGGDWNDGMDRVGMDGKGESVWLGWFLYDVLNRFLSICGKRGDTERAERYAKTAETLRISIEKNAWDGGWYRRAYFDDGTPLGSEKNEECRIDLISQSWAALSGGGKKERVREALRAVQNYLVDEDAGLIRLLTPPFDQSNLEPGYIKGYVPGVRENGGQYTHAAVWSVLAFAATGDGNTAWRLFHLINPINHTRTHLGASRYKAEPYVLAADVYAIPPHTGRGGWTWYTGAAGWMYRTGIGGMLGFQRRASSFTVHPCIPEDWSGFTMEYHYCETKYTIDVENPNKVQQGIAEMKLDGQILADSEVPLSDDGKEHHVKILMGNSL is encoded by the coding sequence ATGCCAAACTTGGAACAACTGAAACAACTTGCTGAAGAAATGGCCGTAAAGCAGATAACCGCAGCTCCGGGCAGAAACAGAAGATGTAAGCTCCCCAGGCTGGGGGAAGCCAATCAGATTCTGATCCAGGCTTACCAATCCACAAGTGAGGACATCAAATCCAGAGGAAACATCGTTCCGGCTGCGGAATGGCTGCTGGATAATTTTTATGTAATAGAGGAACAGTTCAAGGAGACACAGTATCATATAACCAGTGATTTATCACGGAATCTTCCGGTTCTGACAAAGGGAGACCATGCAGGATTTCCAAGAATTTACGGAATGGCTGCAGAGCTGGTAGAATTTCTCAACGGAAGGCTGGAAGAGGAGACCATTGTTTCGTTTCTGGAGGAATATCAGGCTCACGCTCCGTTAACCTGCAGGGAACTTTGGGCGATTCCGTTGTTTCTTCGTATTTGCCTGCTGGAAACCATCAAGGATATCGCTGTGATGATTTCCGAATCCATAAAGCTGCGAAAGCAGGCGGATGAATGGGCTGTGAAACTGATGAACAGTCTGACCAGATCCAGAGAGGACCCGGACTATCGGGATGAATTCCGAAAAGTGATCACCGAACACGATGCAGCGAATAAAGTACTGAAACCGGTTTATGCAGAACGGCTGTTGCAGCGGCTGAGGGAGGAAGGAGGAGAAGCTGCACCCATTATCCGATGGGTGGATGGCAAGCTTGCCGTTCAGCACACCAGTGCAGATGAAATCGTGCAGCAGGTTCATCAGACCCAGGCGTCCAGTCAGGGTTCCATGGGAAATGCGGTAACCAGTCTGCGCCTCGTTTCCAATATGAGGTGGGATGAAATCTTTGAACAACTCAGCATTCTGGATCGGATCCTTCGTCAGGATCCCGCCGGCATATATTCTGCGATGGACTTTGCATCCAGGAACAGCTACCGTCACAGGGTGGAGCAGATTGCAAAAAAGCATCGTGCCAATGAATTGCAGGTTGCCGAAAAAGCATTGGAATGTGCAAGGGAAAATCAGGAGGATTCCCTGGAGAAAATGCGGCACATTGGATACTATATTGTCGATCAGGGCAGAAGTCTGCTGGAAGCAAAGATGAATGGGAGACTGTCCCGCCGGAAAACAGGAAAACGGAATGCATTCCTTTATTTTGGTTTCATCGGTTTGCTGACGGCGCTGGGTATGGTATTGTTCCTGGCTGCTGTCTTCCATACTTCCGTTCTCCCTGGTTTCTGGAATATGCTGCTTGCTGCCGTTTTGTCCTTTCTGCCGGTCTACAGCATTGCCATTGGTCTGGTTCATTGGGCTGCTGCCAGAATATGCAGGCCATTCCACATTCCCAAGCTGGAACTGAAAGAAGGAATTCCGGAGGAATACCGTACCATGGTGGTCATACCTGCCTTATTGACCAGTGAAAAACGGGTCATGGAGCTCATTGACCAGATGGAAGTGTTTTATCTTGCCAATCAGGAGGAAAACCTTCATTTTGCCCTGCTGGGGGATTATAAGGATGGACCGGAGGAAAAGACAGACAGCGACAATGTCATTGTGGATACGGCAAAACGGATGATTCACGAACTGAACCAGCGCTATGGACGGGAAAGGGAAGACATTTTCTATTTTTTTCATCGGTATCGCCAGTGGAACCCAAAGCAGAAATCCTGGATGGGCTGGGAAAGAAAAAGAGGGGCACTGGTTGAATTCAACGCCCTGTTGTCCGGAAGCAGGGACACCAGTTATTTCATCCAGGCAGGGGATTTGTCCGTCCTGAGCAAAATTGTATATGTTATCACCCTGGATGCTGACACCCAGCTGCCCAGGGATGCCGCAAAAAAATTAATCGGGGCAATTGCCCATCCATTGAACAAACCGGTACTGAGCGAAGACGGAACAAGAGTAGTGGAAGGTTATGGAATGCTCCAGCCCAGAATCGGCGTGTCTGTAGACAGCGCAAGCCGTTCGTTCTTTTCCCTGACCTTCTCCGGACAAACCGGCGTGGATCCTTATACCACTGCCGTATCCGACGTATATCAGGATTTGTTTCAGGAAGGAATCTATACTGGAAAAGGGATCTATCAGCCGGATGTGTTCAACAGGGTAATGAAGGACGCCATTCCGGAAAACAGTGTATTGAGCCATGACCTGTTGGAGGGCTGCTACGTAAGGGCCGGATTGGTCACGGATATTGAGCTGATCGATGGATATCCCGCCCACTATATCGGGTATACCATGCGACTTCACAGATGGACACGGGGCGACTGGCAGCTGCTCCCCTGGCTGGGATCCCAGGTTCGCAATCAGAAGGGCGAGCTGGCCGGAAACCCGTTGAATCGTCTCTCAAAATGGAAAATAACAGATAACCTGAGGCGGAGTCTGCTTTCTCCTGCTTTATATGTCATTCTTATCCTGAGCCTTCTTGTATTGCCGGGATCAGTAGCCCTGTGGATCGGACTTGTTTTCCTGACCCTTCTCTTTCCATTGATTACGGATCTGGCAGGAAAACTGCTGTCCCGTAAAAATGGCAATTATTCCGGGCAAAGACTGCCTGGTGTGTTGGAAGGCACCAAAAGCCTGCTCTTTCAGATCCTCCTGGGCTTTGTCTTTCTGGCGCATCAATCCTATGTCATGCTGGATGCTGTTTTCCGTTCCATCTGGCGGGTAATGGTCAGCCATCGGAACATGCTGGAATGGGTTACCGCTGCAGATTCTGATCGGAGATTTCGCGGGGAATTATCCGATTTCTGGGATAAAATGCGGGCTCCGGCTTTGCTGTCCGTTGTCTTTTTCATCGCCACGGTCACTGCAAGACCGGAATTCTGGCTGTACAGCCTGCTGTTCACCGTATGCTGGATCTTTTCCCCCTATATTGCCTATCTGGTCAGCAAGCCAAAGAACAAACACATTCCCAAGCTTTCTGCGGAACAGGATTTTAAAATCAGGGGAATCGCCTATAAAACATGGAATTTTTTCAACGAATTGGTTACCAACAAGGACAATTGGCTGCCGCCTGACAATTATCAGGAAGAACCTCCCATCGGGGTGGCACACCGGACTTCGCCCACCAATATCGGTCTCTATCTTTTATCCATATTGACTGCCCGGGATCTTGGTTATATCGGAACTTTGGAAGCTGTGGAGAGAACAGCGAACACCATCCAAACCATGCTTCGTCTGGAACAGTGGAAAGGCCACTATTATAACTGGTATCATACCCAGACTCTGGAACCGCTCCGGCCGTTGTATGTTTCCACCGTGGATAACGGAAATCTGATCGGCTATCTGATTACGTTGAGCCAGGGAATGGAAGAACTGTTCAAACGCCCCTTGATCGGAAAGGAAAACATCGCCGGACTCCGGGACGTTCTTTCCCTGAACAGCGGGGAGGAGGATATGGAGCATCAAAGCCTGCTGAATACGCTGATAGACAGCGAGACCGTCAGTGTATCGGAGTGGCGGATACTTCTGGACGACCTGAAAGGGCAGAGCAAGGCTGTGGACCAGCTGATTACGGCATATGAGACGGAGGAGGAACTGTTTTTCCCCTGGAGCCGGCTGCTTCAGAAGATTCCTGCCACTCTGCTGAGCGAAAAAGGAGTCTATCAGGAGACAGCCCGGAAAATGTCGAAGCTGCTGAAGCAGCTGAACGGGCCCATATCCCTTCAGAATATTTATGATCACTATCTGGGGATTTTAAAAAGCCTTTCTGAAATCATGGTATCCCTGAACCGGGATGCCTGTCAATCCTCCGGATTCCGGGAGTCCAGAAAATGGCTGAAGGATATGGAGATTTCCCTTGCCGGATCCTATTCCGCCATTCGGGATTTTGCCAGTCGATGCCGTCAGCTGCGCAGTGAAATAAAGGACATCATAGACAAAATGGATTTCCGGCTTCTCTATGATGAGAAGCAGGAGCTTTTATCCATCGGATATAATGTGGAAGACGGTCACCTGACAAAATCCTACTATGACCTGCTGGCTTCGGAAGCAAGGCAAAGCAGCTTTATTGCCATAGCCAAAGGGGACATTCCCCAAAAGCACTGGTTTAAACTGGGGAGGCCCCTGGCTCTGGTCGGGGATCTTCGGGTTCTCATTTCATGGAGCGGCACCATGTTTGAATATCTGATGCCCCTGCTCATCATGAGAAATTATGACCATACCCTGCTGGATGAAACGTATGCCGCTGTAATCCGGGGACAGAAACAGTTTTCGGAGCAGCGTCATCTTCCCTGGGGAGTTTCCGAATCCGGCTTTTATGCCTTTGACCTGCATCTCAATTATCAATACAAGGCTTTCGGCATTCCCCACCTGGGTCTGAAGAGGGGATTGATCAACGATATGGTTGTGGCTCCCTATGCCGGCATCCTTGCTTTGCCCCTGGAGCCTGCTGTTGCGTTCCGCAACATGGAGGTCCTGGCGTCGGAAGGTTTGGAAGGCCCTTACGGGTTTTATGAGGCGATCGATTATACACCGGAGCGATTGCCAAAAAAAAGAAAAAGCATGGTTGTAAAAAGCTTTATGGCCCATCATCAGGGCATGGCACTGATTGCCATCAACAATTACCTGAACAATAATGTCATGCAGGCACGTTTTCATTCTGCCCCCATGATAAAGGCCACCGAATTGCTGCTTCAGGAAAGGATGCCGCGCAGGGAAATCTATATAAAGGATTACGAAGAGATGGCGGGCCCGGATCTGGAGGAAGGAAGGAAGCATCAGGAATCCCAGGCAAAAAGAACCATCCATACGCCGCATACCGTTCTTCCGGAAACCGTTCTGCTGTCCAATGGCAATTACACCGTAATGCTGACCAACAGCGGGGGAGGGTTCAGCCAGTATTCCGGTCAGGCTGTCACCAGATGGCGGAAGGACGCTACCCGGGATGACTGGGGAGAGATGTTCTATATTGCGAATCTGAACTCCAATACTTACTGGTCCGCCGCTTATCATCCTGCAGGTATCCTGCCGGAGGATTACAAGGTCGTCTTTGAAACGGACCGTGCATCCTTTTATCGGAAAGACGGGAATATTGAAACCAGGATGGAGGTTGTGGTTTCTCCGGAGTATAATGGGGAAATCCGTCGCATTTCCCTTACAAATCATGGGGAAAACGGCAGAATGATGGAGGTAACCAGTTATTCTGAGATTGTATTGGCTCCCTTTTCAGCCGATCTTGCCCATCCCGCCTTCAGTAATCTGTTTGTCCAGACGGAATTTCATCCGGAGCGGAATATTCTGCTGGCAACCAGGAGACCGCGGGAAAAAACGCAGAAATCACTGTGGATGTTCCATACCGTTGTAACGGAAGGAGAAACGGTGGGCAGCATACAGTATGAAACGGACCGTGCCCGATTTATCGGAAGGGGAAGAACTCTGAAGGATCCGCAGGTAATGGATCCGGAATTCCCATTGTCTGATTCTGCAGGTGCCGTACTGGATCCCATTATGAGCATTCGCAGAAGAATTTATCTTTCCGCAGGAGAGACGGTTCGGATTTCCTATATAACCGGAGTTGCGGATTCCCGTGAATCGGCCATTGCCCAGGCCAGGGAATGTCAGAACAGCAATGTGGCAAATCGTGCCATGGAGCTGGCCTGGACACATTCCCAGGTGGAGCTCCGTTATCTGAATATCTCGGCAGGAAGGGCCAATCTGTATCAGGCCATGGCCTCACAGATTCTTTACAACAGGCCGCCGTCTGACTGGAAGCGGGAAATGATACGGAGAAACCGGAAAGGCAGGAGTACTCTGTGGACATATGGAATTTCCGGGGATTTGCCCATTGTCCTTCTGCGCGTCAGCAGGATGGAACATATGGAACTGGTGCAGCAAATGCTGACAGCCCATGAATATATGAGACTGAAAGGCCTGCAGGTGGATCTGGTGCTGCTGAATGAATATGGAAACAGTTATGAACAGCCGGTAAACGAACGCCTGAGGGAACTGGCCGGAATCAGTCATGCCCGCGACCTTATGGATAAGCCGGGGGGCGTGTTCCTCCGTCAAAGCAGCAATATACCGAAGGAGGATCTTTGTCTGCTGTTTTGCGCATCCAGACTGATTTTAAACGGGGAAGACGGATCGATTTCCTCTCAGCTGCTGTTGAATAAAAAATCCAATGAAACCATTCCTCTCCTGAACACGCAGGATATCGATTATCATGTGGTTTCCAAAAATGAAATTCCCCGGCCCGCGGGACTTGCCTATTTCAACGATATGGGAGGATTTTCAGAAGACGGGAAGGAATATGTCGTTTATTTAAAGGACAGGAAGGTAACGCCTCTTCCCTGGAGCAATATCATCTCCAATCCCGAGTTCGGATTTTTGGTCACTGAATCCGGTTCCGGCTATACCTGGTGTGGGAATAGCCGGGAGAACAAACTGACTCCCTGGTCCAATGATCCGATCCGGGATCCTTCCGGAGAAATTCTGTATGTCCGGGACGACAAAACAGGAGAATACTGGACCATTACTCCCATGCCGGTCCGTGAAGCGGAAAGTTACCGGATACGGCATGGGCAGGGATATACAGTATTTGAACATGCCAGTCACGGTATGATGATGCAGCAAACCATGCTGGTCCCCCTGAAGGATCCGGTAAAAATAATTGGTGTTTCCCTGAAAAACAATACGGATCGCCCAAGAAAACTTTCCCTGTTCTTTTATGTGGAATGGGTCCTGGGTGTGAATCGGGAAGAAAGCGGTCCCTTTATCCTGACAGAATTTGATGGGGAAACAAACAGTATGCAGGCATATAATTACTATCAGGAAGAATTTGCAGGGCGGACCGCATTTTTGTCCTGTAATCGGGATATCCATTCCTATACTTCGGACCGCAGGGAGTTTATCGGACGAAACGGCTCTCCGGACCAACCGGCGTGCATGACCAGAGCGCACCTTTCCAGCCGGGCCGATGAAGGGTTTGATCCCTGCTCAGCCATACAGGTGTCCATCGAACTTTCTCCCGGAGAAGAAAAAGATGTCCTGTTTTATCTGGGACAGGGAAAGAATCCGGATCAGGTCCGGGAGCTCCAAAGCCGGTATCCGGATCGAAAAAGCGCAGAAATTGCTTTGAAGGAAGTGAAAGCATTCTGGGAAAACATATTGGGGACCCTGCGCGTCAAAACGCCGGATCCTTCCATGGATCTTTTGTTGAACCGGTGGCTGCTCTACCAGGCCTATGCCTGTCGCATCATGGCGAGAACAGGCTTTTATCAGGCCGGCGGAGCCTTCGGCTTCCGGGATCAGCTTCAGGATGCAATGGCTCTTGTCTACAGTGCACCGGAGCGGACCCGAGAGCAGATCCTTTTATCCGCCGCCCATCAATTTCCGGAGGGGGATGTACTGCATTGGTGGCATCCGCCTTTTCGGGGAGTCCGGACCAGAATCACAGATGATCTGCTGTTTCTTCCGTTTGCAACTGCAGATTATATCGAAGAGACAGGAGATGAAAGCGTGTTGGAGGAGCCGGTGCCTTTTCTTTCGGAAACCGAGCCCCTTGGACCCGGCGAGCAGGACCGGTATGCCATTTATCAGGCTTCGGATGACCAATCCTGTGTCTATGATCATTGCATCCGGGCTTTGGAGCATGCCATGCAGTTTGGCAGCCATGGACTTCCGCTGATGGGGGGCGGGGACTGGAACGACGGAATGGATCGGGTCGGAATGGATGGCAAAGGGGAAAGTGTATGGCTGGGCTGGTTCCTGTATGACGTTTTGAATCGTTTTCTTTCCATTTGCGGAAAAAGGGGGGATACGGAACGGGCAGAGCGTTATGCGAAAACAGCGGAAACCCTGCGGATATCCATTGAGAAAAATGCATGGGATGGAGGATGGTATCGCCGTGCCTACTTTGATGACGGGACGCCTCTTGGTTCCGAAAAGAATGAGGAGTGCCGGATTGATCTGATATCCCAGTCCTGGGCAGCTCTGTCCGGGGGAGGAAAAAAGGAAAGAGTCCGGGAAGCCCTGCGGGCTGTTCAGAATTATCTGGTGGACGAGGATGCCGGCTTAATCCGGCTTCTGACTCCGCCTTTTGATCAGTCAAACCTGGAACCCGGTTATATCAAGGGCTATGTCCCCGGCGTCAGGGAAAACGGCGGACAGTATACCCATGCTGCCGTATGGTCGGTTCTGGCGTTCGCAGCGACAGGAGATGGCAATACGGCCTGGCGTCTCTTCCACCTGATCAATCCCATCAATCATACCAGGACCCATTTGGGAGCTTCCCGATACAAAGCGGAACCTTATGTTCTGGCTGCGGATGTCTATGCGATACCTCCTCATACCGGAAGAGGCGGATGGACCTGGTATACCGGAGCGGCCGGGTGGATGTACCGTACCGGGATCGGAGGAATGCTGGGCTTTCAGAGGAGGGCTTCCTCCTTCACCGTTCATCCATGTATACCGGAGGACTGGAGCGGATTTACCATGGAATATCATTATTGCGAAACAAAATACACCATTGATGTTGAAAATCCCAATAAGGTACAACAGGGAATTGCAGAAATGAAGCTGGACGGTCAGATCCTTGCCGATTCGGAAGTGCCCCTCTCCGATGACGGGAAGGAACATCATGTCAAGATCCTCATGGGAAACAGCCTGTAG
- the tsaD gene encoding tRNA (adenosine(37)-N6)-threonylcarbamoyltransferase complex transferase subunit TsaD → MKEKVSFIKEQKEVFILGIESSCDETSAAVIRNGREVLSNVIASQIATHRIYGGVVPEIASRKHVEAINEVIGEALRQSGVPKSRLDAVAVTYGPGLVGALLVGVSAAKAFAFGLNRPLIGVHHLEGHISANYIQHKELVPPFLCLVVSGGHTQLVSVTDYGCYEMIGQTRDDAAGEAFDKVARALGLEYPGGPAVDRLARRGNPDAVAFPRSHFKDHPFDFSFSGLKTSVINYLHNEEQRGETVSREDVAASFQQAVVDVLTENSINSALRLNGKYIAMAGGVAANSALRQEMEKEAKKRHIHVLYPQPVLCTDNAAMIACAGYYQLRKGNLSDLSLNAVPHVSLPGRVYSERSESL, encoded by the coding sequence ATGAAGGAAAAAGTGAGTTTCATAAAGGAACAAAAAGAAGTTTTCATTCTCGGCATTGAAAGTTCCTGCGACGAAACCTCTGCCGCTGTGATCCGAAACGGCCGGGAGGTATTGAGCAATGTCATTGCTTCTCAGATTGCCACTCACAGGATTTATGGAGGGGTGGTACCTGAAATTGCTTCCCGAAAGCATGTGGAGGCAATCAATGAAGTCATCGGAGAGGCCCTGCGGCAATCCGGTGTGCCAAAATCCCGGCTGGATGCTGTGGCAGTGACCTATGGCCCGGGTCTGGTGGGAGCCCTGCTGGTAGGGGTTTCCGCGGCCAAGGCGTTTGCATTTGGATTGAACAGGCCCTTGATCGGTGTCCATCATCTGGAAGGGCATATCAGTGCAAATTATATCCAGCACAAGGAACTGGTTCCTCCTTTCCTTTGCCTGGTTGTTTCCGGAGGTCATACCCAATTGGTTTCCGTAACGGATTACGGCTGTTATGAAATGATCGGGCAAACCCGGGACGATGCTGCAGGAGAGGCGTTCGACAAGGTGGCGAGGGCATTGGGACTGGAATACCCCGGCGGTCCGGCTGTGGATCGGCTGGCCAGACGCGGAAATCCCGATGCTGTGGCATTTCCGCGGTCCCATTTCAAGGATCATCCTTTTGACTTCAGCTTCAGCGGTCTCAAAACCTCCGTGATCAATTATCTGCACAACGAGGAGCAAAGGGGCGAGACGGTCTCCCGTGAGGATGTAGCTGCCAGCTTTCAGCAGGCAGTGGTGGATGTACTCACGGAAAATTCCATAAACAGTGCGCTCAGGCTGAATGGGAAGTATATTGCCATGGCAGGCGGAGTGGCGGCAAATTCTGCCTTACGGCAGGAAATGGAAAAAGAAGCGAAAAAAAGGCACATCCATGTACTCTATCCGCAGCCCGTTTTATGTACGGACAATGCTGCCATGATTGCCTGTGCCGGTTATTATCAGCTGCGAAAAGGCAATCTTTCCGATTTATCCCTGAATGCTGTTCCCCATGTTTCATTGCCTGGACGGGTTTATTCGGAACGTTCGGAAAGTTTATGA